A window of Triplophysa dalaica isolate WHDGS20190420 chromosome 7, ASM1584641v1, whole genome shotgun sequence contains these coding sequences:
- the LOC130425856 gene encoding ferritin, middle subunit-like: protein MDSQVRQNYDRECEALINKMVNLELYASYTYTSMAHYFDRDDVALRGFAKFFKENSEEEREHAEKFLEFQNKRGGRIVLQDLKKPERDEWDNGLVAMQCALKLEKTVNQALLDLHKVSSEKCDPHLCDFLETHYLNEQVESIKKIGDHITNLSKMDAGNNRMAEYLFDKHTLDGKS, encoded by the exons ATGGATTCTCAGGTTCGCCAAAACTACGACCGCGAATGCGAGGCTTTGATCAACAAGATGGTGAATTTGGAGCTTTACGCTTCATACACTTACACCTCAATG gCTCATTATTTTGACCGGGATGATGTCGCCCTTCGTGGTTTTGCCAAGTTCTTCAAAGAGAACAGTGAGGAGGAGCGTGAGCATGCAGAGAAATTCTTGGAGTTTCAGAACAAGAGGGGTGGACGCATTGTCCTTCAGGACCTAAAG AAACCTGAGCGTGATGAGTGGGACAATGGTCTGGTTGCCATGCAGTGCGCCCTAAAGCTAGAGAAGACTGTTAACCAGGCTCTGCTGGATCTCCATAAAGTCTCctctgagaagtgtgatcctcAT CTTTGTGACTTCTTGGAGACTCACTACCTGAATGAGCAAGTTGAGAGCATTAAGAAGATTGGTGACCACATCACCAACCTTTCAAAGATGGATGCTGGAAACAACAGAATGGCAGAGTACCTGTTTGACAAGCACACCCTGGATGGAAAGAGCTAA